The Rhodococcus triatomae genome includes a window with the following:
- a CDS encoding dihydrofolate reductase family protein, which produces MRELVYYVAVSLDGYIAGPEGQFDAFSLEGDHMADLERLADALPTDAAAHLGITQPGTRFGAVLMGWNTYAAGLPDGITSPYRHLEQFVFSRSRHSGTDDDGPENLVVTDRDPVDVVRELKREPGADIWLCGGGNLAAQLVDEIDRLIVKRHPKLFGSGIPAFASSAYRPSSFEMVDNRTFETGVAVTEYARRR; this is translated from the coding sequence ATGCGTGAACTCGTGTACTACGTCGCCGTGAGCCTCGACGGCTACATCGCCGGCCCCGAGGGCCAATTCGACGCCTTCTCCCTCGAGGGCGACCACATGGCCGATCTGGAGCGACTCGCCGACGCGCTCCCCACCGATGCCGCCGCACACCTCGGTATCACCCAGCCCGGCACCAGGTTCGGCGCCGTGCTGATGGGGTGGAACACGTACGCCGCCGGCCTTCCGGACGGGATCACGAGCCCGTATCGACACCTGGAACAGTTCGTCTTCTCCCGCTCCCGCCACTCCGGCACGGACGACGACGGGCCCGAGAATCTCGTCGTCACGGACCGCGACCCCGTCGACGTCGTGCGCGAGCTGAAACGCGAGCCCGGCGCCGACATCTGGCTGTGCGGCGGCGGCAACCTGGCCGCCCAGCTGGTCGACGAGATCGACCGGCTGATCGTCAAACGTCACCCGAAACTGTTCGGCAGCGGCATCCCCGCCTTCGCGAGCAGCGCCTACCGTCCCAGCTCGTTCGAGATGGTCGACAACCGCACCTTCGAGACCGGAGTTGCCGTCACCGAGTACGCCCGACGACGTTGA